The following proteins are co-located in the Vigna angularis cultivar LongXiaoDou No.4 chromosome 2, ASM1680809v1, whole genome shotgun sequence genome:
- the LOC108326905 gene encoding bifunctional aspartate aminotransferase and glutamate/aspartate-prephenate aminotransferase, whose product MANALQNAAISTITFGDHYSVSRCFFPSLSTLPFRAMQKRNHVELNKRVVVVKARNKSDFDDVEVDVSLSHRVNAVKPSKTVAISDHATALLQAGVPVIRLAAGEPDFDTPIVIAEAGMNAIRDGHTRYTPNAGTLELRQAICHKLKEENGITYTPDEILVSNGAKQSVVQAVLAVCSPGDEVIIPGPFYVSYPEMARLADANPVIIPTHISNNFLLDPKLLEANLTERSRLLILCSPCNPTGSVYSKKLLEEIAQIVEKHPRLLVLSDEIYEHIIYAPATHTSFASLTGMWDRTLTVNGFSKTFAMTGWRLGYIAGPKHFVAACGKIQSQFTSGASSISQKAGVAALGLGYAGGEAVSTMVKSFRERRDFLVESFSEMDGVKISQPQGAFYLFIDFSSYYGREAEGFGLIENSDSLCRYLLEKGLVALVPGSAFGDDTCIRISYAESLTVLKTAVERIKKALIPLSSAALL is encoded by the exons ATGGCCAATGCACTACAAAACGCCGCCATCTCCACAATCACGTTTGGAGACCACTATTCCGTTTCTCGTTGCTTCTTTCCATCCCTATCCACACTTCCTTTCAG AGCCATGCAGAAAAGAAATCACGTGGAGCTGAACAAAAGGGTGGTCGTGGTAAAGGCAAGAAATAAGAGTGATTTTGATGACGTAGAAGTTGATGTTTCTTTGAGCCACAGAGTTAATGCTGTGAAGCCTTCCAAAACTGTGGCAATAAGCGATCATGCCACTGCTCTGTTACAAGCTGGAGTTCCCGTTATTCGCTTAGCGGCTGGAGAACCTGACTTTGACACACCCATTGTTATAGCCGAG GCTGGGATGAATGCAATTCGTGACGGTCACACTAGATATACACCTAATGCCGGAACCTTGGAATTACGCCAAGCAATATGTCACAAGCTAAAAG AGGAGAATGGAATTACATATACCCCAGATGAGATTTTGGTCAGTAATGGAGCGAAACAGAGTGTTGTTCAAGCAGTGCTTGCAGTTTGTTCCCCAGGAGATGAG GTTATCATTCCAGGTCCATTCTATGTGAGTTATCCAGAAATGGCAAGACTAGCAGATGCAAATCCTGTGATTATTCCAACCCACATATCTAATAACTTTCTTTTGGATCCGAAACTGCTTGAAGCCAACCTTACAGAGAGATCAAGACTACTTATTCTTTGTTCACCGTGTAATCCAACAGGATCTGTCTACTCTAAGAAATTACTTGAAGAGATAGCCCAAATTGTAGAAAAGCACCCCAGGCTTCTG GTTCTCTCTGATGAAATTTATGAACACATAATTTATGCACCTGCAACTCACACAAGCTTTGCATCTTTAACTGGAATGTGGGACAGAACCCTAACAGTGAATGGGTTTTCCAAG ACATTTGCCATGACTGGGTGGCGTCTTGGGTATATTGCTGGTCCAAAACACTTTGTTGCTGCCTGCGGAAAGATTCAAAGTCAG TTCACTTCAGGGGCAAGCAGTATATCTCAGAAAGCTGGTGTTGCTGCATTAGGACTAGGCTATGCAGGTGGAGAGGCTGTTTCCACCATGGTGAAATCCTTCAGGGAAAGAAGGGATTTCTTGGTTGAAAGCTTTTCAGAAATGGATGGTGTGAAAATATCTCAACCACAG GGGGCATTTTATCTGTTCATTGATTTCAGCTCTTATTATGGAAGAGAAGCCGAAGGGTTTGGCTTAATTGAGAATTCTGACTCCCTCTGTCGATACCTGCTGGAAAAGGGCCTG